The following coding sequences lie in one Flavobacterium cyclinae genomic window:
- a CDS encoding T9SS type B sorting domain-containing protein yields MKNILQIFAFLYSTCLFSQAITVDNTTNSPTDLVNLLLGNSCVEVSNISVSSTQSVAYFNQNGSAFPISEGIIIRNGVATFTQGPYTGANLSSSVTASGDSFLQNLSDNNGGNSAIVNAEFLEFDFIPLSNSFSFDFLFASNEYGFYQCEFSDVFAFVLTDLSSGISTNLAVIPGTNTPVSVTTIRDSAFNDPSSPNNNCASINANFFDVYNVGNPASALNMRGQTVVMNAYSAVVPNTPYRIRLVIGDYANSGFDSAVFIAAGSFTTTLDLGNDQIICAGDSVPLDTNLDNTFTFTWFENGNPIPGETNSTYTVTHAGSYSVEAVRGACTITDTIIFSDLAVATPIDLLNCNTGAATYDFNLTINNETALGIDSSIYDVFYYESLADITANNPIPNADLVAYSSAGAQTIYIKIFNTISGNFCDTIYPFDLIVNNAAVATPPNPISICEVIGTTNYAFTSITTDEVLNGQSSANYSVSYYNSIGEATLGTNPISSISIPNGTSSVTVGIRIQDNSNPNCFDVTSVTITVNPLPIVDDIPDPVECSQFTLPTIVNGTYYMLQGGPTTPGQVQLNPGDIIDTSGVYYIFVGPDANGCTNESSFNAYFIDEYIPTLDHCGVFTVPSVPYNIGDFYTEPGGPLGTGVIVPTGTTYTNTTATSFTVTLYHYAEVNGVFCRDEQFVFYVHPLPLVDDPADVVTCDSYMLPPLTNGFYNTASDGSGLTLNAGDVISVLGPNFPGTYYVVNTLAHINSQGLPDSCLLSNDIVIDLVDTSIFTAVSGCGIYTLPVVPFGGYYTAPNGGGTQITDLDIATSQVVYYFTNTTTLPNCTSNLNYNITVNPRPLVDTILSGTYCGEFVLPVLSNGTYYTLSGGPTIPGQVQLNAGQRIDLSGVNLSPGTYYIYNGPDGNGCENESSFTIDLNPFPPADNVISRTECLPYSIATPINGTVYTAPGGPTGGGTVVSSSLVFDTTQTFYLYNIDVTTGCEINRPFTITYNGINLPDYPNVNVCEFENFQLPTLTHVAPTPFNYTIGYFYDPNGVNPVPPGTVFNTPNTTTTIYVYAVNGDRIVCTQEDSFDIIVSETPNLASLGLVFDNEECGNYVLPALPSTTYNIGYYSQSGGNAADLITNLNITTPGTYTYYVYASAIGNPNCNDEISFTFTVHPLLDITIQGGIICVDSQTGDVLRTFTMNSGLSPAFFTVNWYLNGNLMGTGPSYTASQAGVYTIEFIKLTPDVGANCNYNTTTATIIQSGPAVADFTVSTPFENNTFITVNLTGGFGDYLYQLVYPDGSITEYQSSNVFTNLPTGTYYVNIYDILGGCSPTLLGPIYIINYPNYFTPNSDGINDTWNIWDLRHQPDAVISIFDRYGKFLKQISPASSGWNGRYNGQDMPSTDYWFTVEYMPQNGTTKQVFKSHFSLKR; encoded by the coding sequence TTGAAAAATATCCTGCAAATATTCGCCTTTCTTTATTCTACTTGTTTATTTTCACAAGCTATTACGGTTGATAACACTACAAATTCGCCAACCGATTTAGTAAATTTATTACTTGGAAATTCTTGTGTTGAGGTTTCTAATATTTCAGTTTCTTCTACTCAGTCTGTTGCTTATTTCAATCAAAATGGTTCTGCTTTTCCAATTTCAGAAGGGATTATTATACGAAATGGTGTGGCAACTTTTACTCAAGGTCCTTATACAGGTGCTAATTTAAGTAGTTCGGTTACAGCATCTGGAGATTCTTTTTTACAAAATTTAAGCGATAATAATGGCGGAAATAGCGCAATCGTGAATGCCGAATTTTTAGAGTTTGATTTTATACCGCTATCGAATAGTTTTAGTTTTGATTTTTTGTTCGCTTCTAATGAGTATGGTTTTTATCAATGTGAGTTTAGTGATGTTTTTGCTTTCGTTTTAACTGATTTGTCCTCGGGTATTTCTACAAATTTAGCTGTAATTCCAGGTACAAATACTCCAGTTTCAGTAACTACAATTCGAGATAGTGCTTTTAATGATCCTTCAAGCCCAAATAATAATTGTGCTTCAATAAATGCCAATTTTTTTGATGTATATAATGTTGGTAATCCAGCATCAGCATTAAATATGAGAGGTCAAACAGTGGTTATGAATGCTTATTCAGCCGTTGTTCCAAATACGCCTTATAGAATTCGATTGGTAATTGGAGATTATGCAAATTCAGGTTTTGATTCAGCAGTGTTTATTGCAGCAGGAAGTTTTACTACAACATTAGATTTAGGCAATGATCAAATCATTTGCGCAGGCGATTCAGTTCCATTAGATACTAATTTAGACAATACTTTTACCTTTACTTGGTTTGAAAATGGAAATCCAATCCCTGGTGAAACCAATTCAACTTATACCGTAACTCATGCCGGAAGTTATTCTGTTGAAGCAGTTAGAGGTGCATGTACAATTACGGATACTATTATTTTTTCAGATTTAGCAGTTGCTACTCCAATAGACTTGTTAAATTGTAATACGGGTGCTGCAACTTATGATTTTAATCTTACCATAAATAATGAAACAGCTTTAGGCATTGATTCATCAATTTATGATGTTTTTTACTATGAATCTTTAGCAGATATAACGGCAAATAACCCAATTCCTAATGCTGATTTAGTAGCATATTCAAGCGCAGGAGCACAAACAATATATATTAAAATATTCAATACCATTTCAGGTAATTTTTGTGATACCATTTATCCTTTTGATTTGATTGTTAATAATGCTGCTGTTGCAACACCTCCAAATCCTATTTCAATATGTGAAGTGATAGGGACAACAAATTATGCCTTTACAAGTATTACAACTGATGAAGTTTTGAATGGACAATCTTCAGCAAATTATAGCGTTTCTTATTACAATTCAATTGGTGAGGCTACTTTAGGTACAAATCCAATAAGTTCAATTTCAATTCCTAATGGAACTTCTTCAGTTACTGTTGGAATTCGAATTCAAGATAATTCCAATCCCAATTGTTTTGATGTTACATCCGTTACAATTACAGTTAATCCTCTTCCAATTGTTGATGATATTCCAGATCCTGTTGAGTGCAGTCAGTTTACTTTACCAACAATTGTTAATGGAACTTATTATATGTTACAAGGTGGTCCCACAACTCCTGGACAAGTACAGTTGAATCCAGGTGATATTATAGATACTAGTGGTGTTTATTATATTTTTGTTGGACCAGATGCAAATGGTTGTACAAACGAAAGTTCATTTAATGCGTATTTTATTGATGAGTATATTCCTACTCTAGACCATTGTGGAGTTTTTACAGTTCCATCAGTTCCTTATAATATTGGGGACTTTTATACTGAACCAGGAGGTCCTTTAGGTACTGGAGTTATTGTGCCTACAGGAACAACTTATACGAATACCACTGCAACAAGTTTTACCGTTACCTTATATCATTATGCTGAAGTAAATGGAGTCTTTTGTAGAGATGAACAATTTGTTTTTTACGTTCATCCATTACCATTAGTTGATGATCCTGCAGATGTTGTAACTTGTGATTCTTATATGCTTCCTCCTTTAACAAATGGTTTTTATAACACAGCTTCAGATGGGTCAGGGCTGACTTTAAATGCGGGTGATGTAATTAGTGTTTTAGGACCAAATTTTCCTGGCACATATTACGTTGTAAATACATTGGCTCATATCAACAGTCAGGGACTACCAGATAGTTGTCTTTTATCAAATGATATTGTAATCGATTTAGTTGATACTTCTATATTTACAGCTGTTTCTGGTTGTGGTATTTATACGTTACCTGTTGTTCCTTTCGGAGGATATTACACGGCGCCAAATGGTGGAGGTACTCAAATAACCGATTTAGATATTGCCACTTCTCAAGTAGTTTATTATTTTACAAATACTACAACTTTACCAAATTGTACTTCCAATTTAAATTACAACATTACAGTTAATCCTCGTCCGTTAGTTGATACGATTCTTAGCGGAACGTATTGTGGTGAGTTTGTTTTACCCGTTTTATCTAATGGAACATATTATACGTTATCTGGAGGACCAACAATTCCTGGGCAAGTTCAGCTAAATGCCGGACAAAGAATTGATTTGTCGGGAGTTAATTTATCGCCAGGTACTTATTATATTTATAATGGTCCTGATGGTAACGGCTGTGAAAACGAGTCAAGTTTTACAATTGATTTAAATCCATTTCCACCAGCAGATAATGTAATTAGTAGAACAGAATGCTTACCATATTCTATTGCAACTCCAATTAATGGAACGGTTTATACTGCTCCTGGTGGTCCAACTGGTGGTGGAACTGTTGTTTCTTCATCACTAGTTTTTGATACTACGCAAACTTTTTATTTGTACAATATCGATGTTACTACAGGTTGCGAAATCAATCGTCCGTTTACGATTACTTATAATGGCATTAATTTACCCGATTATCCAAATGTAAATGTATGTGAGTTTGAAAATTTCCAATTGCCAACTTTAACTCATGTTGCGCCAACACCATTTAATTATACTATAGGTTATTTTTATGATCCAAATGGGGTTAATCCAGTGCCACCTGGAACGGTTTTTAATACACCAAATACAACTACCACAATTTATGTGTATGCAGTAAATGGTGACCGAATTGTTTGTACTCAAGAAGATAGTTTTGATATTATCGTTTCTGAAACACCTAATTTAGCCTCTTTAGGCTTGGTTTTCGATAATGAAGAATGCGGAAATTATGTGTTGCCTGCACTACCATCAACAACTTACAATATTGGTTATTATTCGCAATCAGGAGGAAATGCTGCAGATTTAATTACAAATCTGAATATTACTACTCCAGGTACGTATACGTATTATGTGTATGCATCGGCAATTGGTAATCCAAATTGTAACGACGAGATTTCATTTACATTCACTGTTCATCCTCTACTTGATATTACTATTCAAGGCGGAATTATTTGTGTGGATTCTCAAACAGGTGATGTATTACGAACCTTTACAATGAATTCGGGCTTAAGTCCAGCGTTTTTTACTGTAAATTGGTATTTGAATGGTAATTTAATGGGAACGGGTCCAAGTTATACCGCTTCGCAGGCTGGGGTTTATACTATCGAATTTATCAAACTTACGCCAGATGTTGGAGCTAATTGTAATTATAATACAACTACTGCAACAATAATACAATCTGGTCCTGCTGTAGCTGATTTTACTGTAAGTACTCCGTTTGAAAATAATACATTCATTACGGTAAATTTAACAGGCGGATTTGGAGATTATCTCTATCAATTGGTTTATCCTGATGGTAGTATTACCGAATATCAATCGAGTAATGTATTTACTAATTTACCTACTGGAACATATTATGTAAATATTTATGACATTTTAGGTGGCTGTTCACCAACGCTGTTAGGTCCAATTTATATCATCAATTATCCTAATTATTTTACTCCAAATTCTGATGGTATTAACGATACTTGGAATATTTGGGATTTAAGACATCAACCCGATGCGGTGATTTCTATTTTTGATCGATATGGTAAATTCTTGAAACAAATATCACCTGCAAGCTCGGGTTGGAATGGTAGATATAACGGTCAAGACATGCCTTCTACGGATTATTGGTTTACAGTTGAGTATATGCCGCAAAACGGAACAACTAAACAAGTTTTTAAATCCCATTTTTCGTTAAAACGATAA
- the lepA gene encoding translation elongation factor 4 translates to MKHIRNFCIIAHIDHGKSTLADRLLSATQTVSAREEKAQLLDNMDLERERGITIKSHAIQMEYKYKGEDYILNLIDTPGHVDFSYEVSRSIAACEGALLIVDAAQSIQAQTISNLYLALENDLEIIPVLNKVDLPSANPEEVSDDIIDLLGCKLEDIIHASGKTGFGVENILAAIVEKIPAPKGDPNEPLQALIFDSHYNPFRGIEVIFRVINGEITKGQKIKFMATGNEYFADEVGTLKLNQVPKQKISSGDVGYLVSGIKEAKEVKVGDTITDAKNPTTNMITGFENVKPMVFAGIYPVDTEDFEDLRASMEKLQLNDASLVFAPESSAALGFGFRCGFLGMLHLEIIQERLEREFNMTVITTVPNVSYLAYTKKEPETAIIVNNPSDLPEPSKLDRVEEPFIKATIITKSDFVGNVMSLCIEKRGIITNQTYLTPERVELNFDMPLAEIVFDFYDRLKTVSKGYASFDYHPIGMRQSKLVKLDVLLNGNQVDALSALIHEDNAYYIGKKMCEKLRELIPRQQFDIPIQAAIGAKIISRETIKALRKDVTAKCYGGDISRKRKLLEKQKKGKKRMRQVGNVEIPQEAFMAVLKLND, encoded by the coding sequence ATGAAACACATTAGAAATTTCTGCATTATTGCACACATTGACCACGGAAAAAGTACGTTAGCCGACAGATTGTTAAGTGCTACACAAACCGTTTCGGCTCGCGAAGAAAAAGCTCAGTTGTTAGATAACATGGACTTAGAGCGCGAACGTGGTATTACCATAAAAAGTCACGCTATTCAAATGGAGTACAAATACAAAGGAGAAGATTATATCTTAAACTTAATTGACACTCCAGGTCACGTAGATTTCTCGTATGAGGTTTCTCGTTCAATTGCTGCTTGTGAAGGTGCATTGTTGATTGTAGATGCTGCGCAAAGTATCCAGGCACAAACCATTTCAAATTTATATTTGGCCTTAGAAAACGACTTGGAAATTATTCCAGTTTTAAATAAAGTGGATTTGCCAAGTGCTAATCCAGAGGAAGTTAGTGATGATATTATCGATTTATTAGGATGTAAGTTAGAAGATATTATTCACGCTTCTGGAAAAACAGGTTTTGGTGTGGAAAATATTTTAGCGGCTATTGTCGAAAAAATTCCTGCTCCTAAAGGAGATCCAAACGAGCCATTACAAGCCTTAATTTTCGACTCACATTATAATCCTTTTAGAGGAATTGAGGTAATTTTCCGTGTCATAAATGGTGAAATTACAAAAGGGCAGAAAATTAAGTTCATGGCTACTGGTAATGAATATTTTGCCGATGAGGTGGGTACTTTAAAGTTAAATCAAGTGCCAAAACAAAAAATATCTAGTGGTGATGTAGGGTATTTGGTTTCAGGAATCAAAGAAGCTAAAGAGGTAAAAGTAGGAGATACCATTACCGATGCTAAAAATCCTACTACCAATATGATTACAGGATTTGAAAACGTAAAACCAATGGTTTTTGCCGGAATTTATCCTGTAGATACTGAAGATTTTGAAGATTTACGCGCTTCAATGGAGAAATTACAATTGAACGATGCTTCATTGGTTTTTGCGCCTGAAAGTTCTGCGGCTTTAGGTTTTGGATTCCGTTGTGGTTTCTTAGGAATGCTTCATTTAGAGATTATTCAAGAGCGATTAGAGCGTGAGTTTAATATGACAGTGATTACAACTGTTCCAAACGTTTCGTATTTAGCTTACACTAAGAAAGAACCAGAAACAGCAATTATTGTAAACAATCCGTCTGATTTACCTGAACCTTCAAAATTAGATAGAGTAGAAGAACCATTTATTAAAGCAACTATCATTACAAAATCAGATTTCGTAGGGAATGTAATGAGTTTGTGTATCGAGAAACGAGGAATTATAACCAATCAAACTTATTTAACACCTGAACGTGTGGAGTTAAATTTTGATATGCCATTAGCGGAAATTGTATTTGATTTTTATGATAGATTAAAAACAGTTTCTAAAGGTTATGCTTCTTTTGATTATCATCCTATTGGAATGCGTCAATCTAAATTAGTGAAATTAGACGTATTATTAAATGGTAATCAAGTAGATGCTTTGTCTGCTTTAATTCATGAAGATAATGCGTATTACATAGGTAAAAAAATGTGTGAAAAGTTGCGCGAATTAATCCCAAGACAACAATTTGATATTCCTATTCAAGCTGCTATTGGAGCTAAAATTATTTCTCGTGAAACGATTAAAGCATTAAGAAAAGACGTAACGGCAAAATGTTACGGAGGAGATATTTCGCGTAAGCGTAAGCTTTTAGAGAAACAGAAAAAAGGTAAAAAACGTATGCGACAAGTAGGTAACGTTGAAATTCCTCAAGAAGCATTTATGGCGGTATTGAAATTAAACGACTAG
- the dusB gene encoding tRNA dihydrouridine synthase DusB — MPKIGNIILPDFPLLLAPMEDVSDPPFRRLCKLHGTDLMYSEFISSEGLIRDAMKSKQKLDIFDYERPVGIQIFGGDEEAMEMSAKIVDTVQPDLVDINFGCPVKKVVCKGAGAGVLKDVDLMIRLTKAVIKGTNLPVTVKTRLGWDENSINIDEVAERLQDIGVQALTIHARTRAQMYKGHSDWSHIQRVKENPRITMPIFGNGDIDSPEKALEYKNKYGLDGMMIGRAAIGYPWIFNEIKHYFATGEKLAPPSMNDRIEAARNHLIWSIEWKGERLGINEMRRHYTNYFKGIHGFKEYKQKLVTTDGINQLLDVFTEIEQVYVDYVFEG; from the coding sequence ATGCCTAAAATTGGTAACATTATACTACCTGATTTTCCTTTATTATTAGCTCCAATGGAAGATGTAAGCGACCCGCCATTTCGTCGTTTATGTAAATTACATGGTACTGATTTGATGTATTCTGAATTTATTTCATCGGAAGGCTTGATTCGTGATGCCATGAAAAGCAAACAAAAATTAGATATTTTCGATTACGAACGACCAGTTGGGATTCAGATTTTTGGAGGTGATGAAGAGGCAATGGAAATGAGTGCTAAAATTGTGGATACGGTTCAACCTGACTTAGTTGATATCAATTTTGGTTGTCCAGTAAAAAAAGTAGTTTGTAAAGGTGCTGGCGCTGGAGTTTTAAAGGATGTGGATTTAATGATTCGTTTAACCAAAGCTGTTATCAAAGGAACGAATTTGCCTGTTACGGTAAAAACACGTTTGGGTTGGGATGAAAATTCGATTAACATAGATGAAGTTGCCGAACGTTTACAAGATATAGGCGTGCAAGCTTTAACAATCCATGCCAGAACTCGTGCACAAATGTACAAAGGGCATTCGGATTGGTCGCACATTCAGCGTGTGAAAGAAAATCCGAGAATTACAATGCCAATTTTTGGAAATGGCGATATCGATTCTCCAGAAAAAGCTTTGGAATACAAAAACAAATACGGATTAGATGGCATGATGATTGGTCGCGCTGCGATTGGTTATCCTTGGATTTTTAATGAAATTAAACATTATTTCGCCACAGGAGAAAAATTAGCACCACCCAGCATGAACGACCGAATCGAAGCCGCAAGAAATCACTTAATTTGGAGTATCGAATGGAAAGGCGAACGTTTAGGTATCAACGAAATGCGCCGTCATTATACCAATTATTTCAAAGGCATTCACGGTTTTAAAGAATACAAACAAAAATTGGTTACCACAGACGGCATCAATCAATTGTTAGATGTATTCACTGAGATTGAGCAGGTGTATGTGGATTATGTTTTTGAGGGGTAG
- a CDS encoding nuclear transport factor 2 family protein, with protein sequence MPNQLQQIAIKWFDAFNTKNLEKLLELYDDEAQHFSPKLKIRQPETNGLIIGKEAMRIWWRDAFDRLPTLHYKVTSLTANTDRVFMEYTRQVEGEADMLVAEVLEIKDGKIVFSRVYHG encoded by the coding sequence ATGCCAAATCAATTACAACAAATCGCCATTAAATGGTTCGATGCTTTCAATACAAAAAATTTAGAAAAGTTATTAGAATTATACGACGACGAAGCCCAACATTTCAGTCCGAAATTAAAAATTCGCCAGCCAGAAACTAATGGTTTAATCATTGGAAAAGAAGCGATGCGCATTTGGTGGCGAGACGCTTTTGACAGATTACCCACATTACATTATAAAGTAACTTCGTTAACTGCTAACACCGACCGAGTTTTTATGGAATACACTCGTCAAGTTGAAGGTGAAGCCGATATGCTAGTGGCTGAGGTTTTAGAAATTAAAGATGGGAAGATTGTGTTTTCTAGAGTTTATCATGGGTAG
- a CDS encoding pseudouridine synthase, translating into MSRHQDSDKSHPGSGRQGGYKKNSNSRGNAPIRKAPSKFGSKPDASKPAGAKGPKSPKKPSNPDEIRLNRYISNSGVCSRRDADIYIQSGNVKVNGEVVTEMGYKVKLTDVVQFDGVNITPEKKEYILLNKPKNFSTSGDEEKGSTNVLDLVRNATKAKLQPVGRMDKTTTGLLLFTNDNEIIQKFTAPNQRSSKVYQVTLDKNLKFEDLERIQKGLTIEEHRVYVEEISYIEDQPKSEIGLKMKTSNVKIVRKIFEHLKYDVLKVDRVTFAGLTKKNLPRGDWRFLTEQEIINLKNA; encoded by the coding sequence ATGTCACGTCATCAAGATAGCGATAAAAGTCATCCAGGTTCAGGAAGACAAGGAGGTTACAAGAAAAATAGTAATTCAAGAGGAAATGCGCCAATTCGTAAAGCGCCTTCTAAATTTGGTTCAAAACCAGATGCTTCAAAACCAGCAGGTGCAAAAGGACCAAAATCTCCAAAGAAACCATCTAATCCAGACGAAATTCGTTTGAATCGTTACATTTCAAATTCAGGTGTTTGTAGCCGAAGAGATGCCGATATTTACATCCAAAGCGGAAACGTAAAAGTAAACGGAGAAGTGGTAACTGAAATGGGTTACAAAGTAAAATTGACAGATGTTGTGCAATTTGATGGCGTTAATATTACGCCAGAAAAGAAAGAGTATATTTTATTGAATAAACCAAAAAACTTCTCTACTTCAGGTGATGAAGAAAAGGGTTCTACAAATGTTTTAGATTTGGTTAGAAATGCAACTAAAGCCAAATTGCAACCTGTAGGAAGAATGGATAAAACCACAACAGGTTTGTTGTTGTTTACTAATGATAATGAAATTATTCAAAAATTCACGGCGCCAAACCAACGTTCGTCAAAAGTATATCAAGTTACTTTAGATAAAAATTTAAAGTTTGAAGATTTAGAACGCATCCAAAAAGGATTAACTATCGAAGAACATCGCGTTTACGTGGAAGAAATTTCTTATATCGAAGACCAACCAAAAAGTGAAATTGGTTTGAAAATGAAAACGTCAAACGTTAAAATAGTGCGTAAAATTTTTGAACATTTAAAATATGATGTTTTAAAAGTGGACCGCGTAACATTCGCAGGTTTAACTAAGAAAAACTTACCAAGAGGCGATTGGAGATTCTTAACGGAACAAGAAATCATTAATCTTAAAAATGCTTAA
- a CDS encoding geranylgeranylglycerol-phosphate geranylgeranyltransferase: protein MLTRKSKLFLIKIFSFFSVIRGYNIWVIALAQYLSAIFILAPEKRALDIILDWRLFLIVVASTLTIASGYIINNFYDAKKDLINRPKKAMIDRLVSQETKLKVYFGINFVVALLMFFISWRAVLFFSTYIFIIWFYSHKLKKMFLVGNITAAVLAVLPFFGILMYYKNFYHVIFAHATFLLLLILIRELIKDLENIEGDLVANYKTFPVVFGEKMAKSIISVLTISTLIPVYFLIEVYDVGYMDIYFYLSLMALLFFVLLLWKANSKTEYLKLHFLLKFIIVSGVFCIVLIEPSVLIHGKKLISAY, encoded by the coding sequence ATGCTTACTCGTAAATCTAAATTATTCCTCATAAAAATCTTCAGTTTTTTCTCTGTAATTAGAGGATATAATATATGGGTAATTGCATTAGCGCAATATCTTTCTGCGATATTTATTTTGGCTCCCGAAAAACGCGCTTTAGATATTATTCTCGATTGGCGTTTGTTTTTAATCGTGGTTGCTTCTACTTTAACCATTGCTTCGGGTTATATTATTAATAATTTTTACGATGCGAAAAAGGATTTAATCAATCGCCCAAAAAAAGCCATGATTGACCGTTTGGTGAGTCAGGAAACCAAGTTGAAAGTCTATTTCGGAATTAATTTCGTTGTTGCTTTGTTGATGTTTTTCATTTCGTGGCGAGCGGTTTTGTTCTTTTCGACTTATATTTTTATAATTTGGTTTTATTCGCACAAGTTGAAAAAAATGTTTTTAGTTGGAAACATCACAGCTGCAGTTTTAGCGGTTTTGCCTTTCTTCGGAATTTTGATGTATTACAAGAATTTTTATCACGTTATTTTTGCTCATGCGACTTTCTTATTACTACTGATTTTAATTCGCGAATTGATTAAAGATTTAGAAAATATCGAAGGGGATTTGGTAGCTAATTACAAAACGTTTCCGGTTGTTTTTGGAGAAAAAATGGCTAAATCTATTATTTCGGTTTTAACGATTTCTACTTTGATACCAGTTTATTTTCTAATTGAAGTGTATGATGTAGGATACATGGATATTTATTTTTACCTGAGTTTAATGGCATTACTGTTTTTTGTTTTGCTGCTTTGGAAAGCCAATTCTAAAACCGAATATTTAAAACTTCACTTTTTATTGAAATTTATCATCGTTTCAGGCGTTTTTTGCATTGTTTTAATAGAACCTTCCGTTTTAATTCATGGCAAAAAATTGATTTCAGCATATTAG
- a CDS encoding mevalonate kinase family protein: protein MKGPLFYSKILLFGEYGIIQDSKGLSIPYNFYNGALKNDGNSSESAIKSNESLKKFVVYLEQLQTEQPELVTFDLASLQNDVNNGMYFDSSIPQGYGVGSSGALVAAIYDKYAQNKITVLENLTREKLLQLKAIFSQMESFFHGKSSGLDPLNSYLSIPILINSKDNIEATGIPTQSTQGKGAVFLIDSGIVGETAPMVSIFMENLKDNGFRNMLKSQFIKYTDACVENFLHGDVKSLLENTKQLSKVVLNNFKPMIPEQFHQVWQKGIDTNDYYLKLCGSGGGGYILGFTQDLDKAKESLKDYKLEVVYNF from the coding sequence ATGAAAGGACCACTTTTTTACTCAAAAATATTACTTTTCGGAGAATACGGAATTATCCAAGATTCGAAAGGACTTTCAATTCCTTATAATTTTTATAATGGTGCTTTGAAAAATGATGGAAATTCATCTGAAAGTGCTATTAAGTCAAACGAAAGTTTAAAGAAATTTGTTGTTTATTTAGAGCAATTGCAAACAGAGCAACCTGAGTTGGTAACTTTCGATTTAGCTTCATTGCAAAATGATGTAAATAATGGAATGTATTTCGATTCAAGTATTCCGCAAGGATATGGAGTAGGAAGTAGTGGTGCTTTAGTAGCGGCGATTTACGATAAATATGCACAAAATAAAATTACGGTTTTAGAGAATCTTACAAGAGAGAAATTATTGCAATTAAAAGCAATATTTTCTCAAATGGAATCGTTTTTCCACGGAAAAAGTTCAGGCTTAGATCCGTTGAACAGTTATTTAAGTATTCCAATTTTAATCAACTCTAAAGATAACATTGAAGCAACTGGAATTCCAACGCAAAGTACACAAGGAAAAGGTGCTGTTTTCTTAATAGATTCAGGAATTGTGGGCGAAACAGCTCCAATGGTTTCGATTTTCATGGAAAACTTAAAGGATAATGGTTTCCGTAACATGTTAAAATCACAATTCATAAAATATACCGATGCTTGTGTGGAAAATTTCTTGCATGGTGATGTTAAATCGTTATTAGAAAACACCAAACAATTATCAAAAGTAGTTTTGAATAATTTCAAACCAATGATTCCAGAGCAATTTCACCAAGTTTGGCAAAAAGGAATCGACACCAACGACTACTACTTGAAACTATGTGGTTCTGGCGGCGGCGGTTATATTTTAGGATTTACACAAGACTTAGATAAAGCAAAAGAATCTTTGAAAGACTATAAATTAGAAGTAGTTTATAATTTTTAG
- a CDS encoding type II toxin-antitoxin system RelE/ParE family toxin, translated as MREIVITPRAQNELNQLFEYLVLKWNLKVKDDFVNKLHLVLKIVAKSPESFPVSSKNVKFRKCVVTKQNTLFYHYNEKHIVVVAVFDTRQNPKKLKSDYYKL; from the coding sequence ATGAGAGAAATTGTAATAACGCCAAGAGCTCAAAATGAATTGAATCAGCTTTTTGAATATTTGGTGTTAAAATGGAATTTGAAAGTTAAAGATGATTTTGTGAATAAGCTTCATTTAGTATTGAAAATTGTAGCAAAAAGTCCAGAATCATTTCCTGTTTCAAGTAAAAATGTTAAATTTAGAAAGTGTGTGGTTACAAAACAGAATACACTTTTTTATCATTATAATGAAAAGCATATTGTAGTGGTTGCTGTTTTTGATACAAGACAAAACCCAAAGAAATTAAAATCTGATTACTATAAACTGTAA